The Chlamydia sp. BM-2023 genome contains the following window.
CCACCTAAAGTTGCAAAGTCTACCACCTAAAGTTGCAAAGTCTACCACCTAAAGTTGCAATTTCTCTCGGAGTTTCACAGGCTTATATTCTTAAAAAAGTATATTAATACTTTTTATTTGCTGCCGATTGAGATCAGCATCCAGAATTTACCCCCAGAGTGCTCTCAAGCAATTGTTGTAACAAGTTTTTGTTATACTCGGATAATTCAAGTCCTGAACAGACTATCTTAAGTGCTTCCATTAGCTTTTCTGATAAGAGCTTGTTCTTGTTCTCGAAGTTAATTAAGGATTCTGATTGCAGATTCCTTAATGATGGTAGAAACTTATTCAACACGTCAATCGCTGACGTGTTTGACATTCCACCAATTTTTCCCAAAACTTTAACCTTATCTTTGACGGAACCCCTTCGAGAAGCAAGTAAATAAGCAGTTTTATATGGTATAGACTGAAACAAAGACTTGGTCTCTTTATCTGGGAGGCTTATGAATAATTCGTAATAACCTAAAGCATTGTAAGCAGAAGATTTCGTATGAAATACAAAGTTAATCCATGCTGAGAAAGTAGTCTCAGGTGAATTCATTCTTTTAAGAATTTCTCTTACCTTGTAAATTTTTTCTCCAATTAAAAGTACGTGTTGCTTTTGTATGGATTTGATCTGCCCTGTTAGTAATTTGATAGATGCTAGACCATTATTGTATTCTTCATCCAACTTACTGTGTTTACTGACTATCAGACTTTCGATCTGTTCTTGTTCATCATTACTCAATGACACAGAAAAAACATCTAAGGAAACTTCTTTTTTTTGAAATTCCTTTACCGTGTTTTCTTGATTTTTCTGAAAAAATGCTGAAGCTTCTTTGACTAATTTACTCACAGAGTTTCCTGAACTAGCTTTTGATTTAAAAATAGTTTGTTTTCTATTTCTTTAGTTAAGTTTAATATATCTTGTGCAGCCCTAGAATTAGGGTAAGCATTTATTACAGATGTTTCTTTTAACAAAGATCTACTTACAGTAATGTCTCGACGTACTTTGCTGGATAAAATTTTACCTTCATATATTGATTCTATGATGTCAGTATACGTAGAATTTGTTGAATTTCTTTCGTCCCAAAACGAAAACACTATTCCCAATACCTCTAAATCATTTGCAATCGTGGAACAGAATTCTTTTATTTTTTGTAACCCAAGTATAGAAAATGGCTCTGGTGTTAGACACACTACTAAATACTGGCTTGCAAGAAAGGCTTCTTGAGTGAGCATACCTAGACTAGGCGGCGTGTCAAGAATGCATATATCGTATTGATTTTGAATGTTCTGTAAAGACAAGTGTAAATGGTTGATAGCAAGACTAGAGTCTTTATTTATCCCTCTAAAGTCTTCTATCAAGACAGATGAAGGGATAATATCAAGATTCTTGATTTTTGTTTTATGAATAGCTTGCTCGATTTCATTCGAACTTCTTAAAATTTCGTTAAGGCTATGTTTTTCTCTGACCTGCACCCCAAGTCCTGTGGTTAGGTTTGCTTGTGGATCTAAATCCACAAGCAAAACCTTCTTTTCACTGCTTTGAGCGAGATTACTGCCTATATTTAGGGACAAGGTTGTTTTCCCTGTTCCACCTTTGAAAGAACAAAATGCTAGCGTTTTCACACTTACTCCAACGTTAGAGTAGATGTTAGTTTATTCGGCTTTTGAGAACATGTCTTTTCTTGACAGAATCAACATAATCAGAGCTTTTTTCAGCTTCAAATTGTTATGTTCCAGCTGTTCGACTATTGGAGAATCAGGGAACAATCCTAAAGATATCTGTATTTGATTTAGTAGGTTTAAAATAACTGAGATACTTTTGTGATAGAGTTCTAAAGGAGAATTCAGAAATGTGACTTTTTCTTTATGTACTCTCATTTTTATATCTAGTTCTGGAAAATCTTTCTCAACATCTTTTACAATTTTAATGAAATCGTTAGTCATATTCTGTTTATTATTCATAATCTCTCCAGTAAATAGACGTATTATTTTTTCATATAAAACCACAACAAAATATCCAACAAAAATATAGTTTATAATAACTTTATTAGCCGTTTATTTGTTGTTTGACTTCTAAGAAAGATATATTCGAAGTTGTAGTTGTTTCGAGAATAGGATCTCCGTTTGCTAAAGCGTTAACCCACACAACTCCGCTTTCCATACCTCCTACACGTAATGAAAACGTAACAGGACCTGTGCCTGGGTTACTAATAGCAGCCTTTAATGAACAGACATTAGGAGTCCCTGAAGAGTAACCATAACTTACAGCACAAGGTGCAGTGTCACCATTTCGTACCAGAGCTAAAACAACCGTTCCTTCCATTCTAGATGCTATGATATCGGCTGAAATTAGAAACATGCTGTTAGGATTGTCAGGAGTAATGGTAAATTGACCTATTTCGGTCCCACCAAAAAGTGTGCCGATATTGTATTTAGTAAATAAACCATTGCATTGAATTTTTTCCGATATAGAGAAGTTTTTGAATGCTTTTGTTAGAGCTAAGGTCGGGTCTGAGATTATTCTGTCGATAACTTCTTGTATTAAGCTGCCTGTTATATTTTTTATGATCTCATCAACAAGACCTGTTTGGATTTTGTCTAAAATTACTCCGGCGAGAACATCCTTGTCTACGGATAGATCTACAGATGGAGTGGAACCTGCAGGCACTGTAGCAGTATTTACAGTTACAGTAAGTCCATCGGAACCTTTAATTTTTGCTGCTACAGGTGTAGAGGTTGTTCCGATTATGATTTCTTCGTTTTGCAATGCGTTTTGCATCTGACCAAGTTTAATATTGTCCGCAAAAACACAATTTTGATTGTTGTCTAAATAGAAACCTGAATTACCCATAATTAAAACTCTTTTTATTTGAGTTTTAATTTAATTTTTTTTGACTATCAACTATTAATTATTGTTTGTTGTGTTTTGAATCGTTTTATTAGTTGAAATTTGTTGAAACTTACTTTTATTTAAATAGAACACTTCTTTCTTTGAAATAGTTTTTCCGCGTATTCTTTCGTGTTTATTTAACCACTTAAGTTCTATAGCAATTTCGATACATCGATTAATTGCTAACTCTATTTTTTTCCAGTTTCTAGAAGTAATGTATCTATTCATCCTTAGAGTGTAAGATAGATTTTCGAATCCTATTTCTATTCTATCAGGCCATTCTTTTAGACCCGAACTGTTCATTTTTTTCCTCGTGGCAGTACTAACAATCCAATCGATAAAAGTGTAAGTGAATTTAGAAGCATTTGGAAATCTCAGCTTGATTTCCTGGTACATATTTGCAGGCTTTAAGACGAAATACGAATCTATTTGGTCTACAATAATAGGGCAAGGTTCAATGATGAACCCCTTGTGTTTTTTCGAAATCAGATTTAAAAAAGGTTCTTCGTCTAATGCTTTATTTTCTTTTGGTGTTAATCCTTCCCAACCTTCACATATACGTAAGATAGGGGAAAATGTTTGATATCTGTCGACAACTTCTTCTCCCTTATTCCAGCGTTTTCTTGTTGCTACTATAAGGTATGGCTCGTTACCTAGGTGATATAAAGCTTCCAATGCTATTAAAGCTTCTTTCCCCCCAAATTCATTTTTATTTCTAGATGTCTTATACTTTTTCACTCCGTAGGCTTCTAGATACTCAGATTTTGTAAA
Protein-coding sequences here:
- a CDS encoding CT583 family protein yields the protein MSKLVKEASAFFQKNQENTVKEFQKKEVSLDVFSVSLSNDEQEQIESLIVSKHSKLDEEYNNGLASIKLLTGQIKSIQKQHVLLIGEKIYKVREILKRMNSPETTFSAWINFVFHTKSSAYNALGYYELFISLPDKETKSLFQSIPYKTAYLLASRRGSVKDKVKVLGKIGGMSNTSAIDVLNKFLPSLRNLQSESLINFENKNKLLSEKLMEALKIVCSGLELSEYNKNLLQQLLESTLGVNSGC
- a CDS encoding ParA family protein, which encodes MKTLAFCSFKGGTGKTTLSLNIGSNLAQSSEKKVLLVDLDPQANLTTGLGVQVREKHSLNEILRSSNEIEQAIHKTKIKNLDIIPSSVLIEDFRGINKDSSLAINHLHLSLQNIQNQYDICILDTPPSLGMLTQEAFLASQYLVVCLTPEPFSILGLQKIKEFCSTIANDLEVLGIVFSFWDERNSTNSTYTDIIESIYEGKILSSKVRRDITVSRSLLKETSVINAYPNSRAAQDILNLTKEIENKLFLNQKLVQETL
- a CDS encoding virulence factor, which codes for MNNKQNMTNDFIKIVKDVEKDFPELDIKMRVHKEKVTFLNSPLELYHKSISVILNLLNQIQISLGLFPDSPIVEQLEHNNLKLKKALIMLILSRKDMFSKAE
- the pgp3 gene encoding virulence factor Pgp3, coding for MGNSGFYLDNNQNCVFADNIKLGQMQNALQNEEIIIGTTSTPVAAKIKGSDGLTVTVNTATVPAGSTPSVDLSVDKDVLAGVILDKIQTGLVDEIIKNITGSLIQEVIDRIISDPTLALTKAFKNFSISEKIQCNGLFTKYNIGTLFGGTEIGQFTITPDNPNSMFLISADIIASRMEGTVVLALVRNGDTAPCAVSYGYSSGTPNVCSLKAAISNPGTGPVTFSLRVGGMESGVVWVNALANGDPILETTTTSNISFLEVKQQING
- a CDS encoding virulence factor produces the protein MVKSENQIIKSSLHLENQKFGRKPQLSEDQLELFSTVCTESKIEVIGLDLQPSHYHALAAIQKLLTATNYRGNLEGSYLSRETNTFKFEGTIPRIKFTKSEYLEAYGVKKYKTSRNKNEFGGKEALIALEALYHLGNEPYLIVATRKRWNKGEEVVDRYQTFSPILRICEGWEGLTPKENKALDEEPFLNLISKKHKGFIIEPCPIIVDQIDSYFVLKPANMYQEIKLRFPNASKFTYTFIDWIVSTATRKKMNSSGLKEWPDRIEIGFENLSYTLRMNRYITSRNWKKIELAINRCIEIAIELKWLNKHERIRGKTISKKEVFYLNKSKFQQISTNKTIQNTTNNN